In Papaver somniferum cultivar HN1 chromosome 1, ASM357369v1, whole genome shotgun sequence, a genomic segment contains:
- the LOC113331001 gene encoding caffeoylshikimate esterase-like, with product MSHPIHQANENSPFGNLTRDEFYKKHQILHKQSFMLNKRNMKIFTQKWVPDSIAPTRLRGVVAMIHGYKTESTWIFELTAVAIAKLGFIVCSLDIQGHGYSEGLQGHIPKIQPVIDDCTKYFDYVKSEYPKLPSFLYGESLGGAIATLIVLKQKGSWNGLVLNGALCGISNKFKPVWPVEHFLPLAAFLAPNWRIVVSKPLKSKSYKEEWKRNLVSNNPNRRIHGKPPAATALEFTRICEVVRKRSHELELPLLIVHGEDDLVSDSNSAKMVYESSKSTDKTLKIFPGMWHMLIGEPKENVDLVFETIFSWLQDRADKIVAITTKTASTAY from the coding sequence ATGTCTCACCCAATACACCAAGCTAATGAAAACAGTccttttggaaacttaacaagaGATGAGTTCTACAAAAAACACCAGATTCTACACAAACAAAGTTTCATGTTGAACAAgagaaacatgaaaatattcacacAAAAATGGGTACCGGATTCCATTGCACCCACGCGATTGAGAGGAGTTGTTGCTATGATCCATGGCTATAAAACTGAGAGTACTTGGATATTTGAATTAACTGCGGTAGCTATTGCCAAGTTGGGGTTTATAGTATGTTCATTGGATATTCAAGGTCATGGTTACTCGGAAGGATTGCAGGGTCATATTCCAAAAATTCAACCTGTTATAGATGATTGTACAAAATATTTCGACTACGTAAAAAGTGAATATCCAAAGTTACCGTCTTTTCTTTACGGAGAATCGTTAGGAGGTGCAATCGCTACGCTGATTGTATTAAAGCAGAAGGGGAGCTGGAATGGGTTGGTTTTGAATGGAGCATTATGTGGAATTTCAAACAAGTTTAAACCTGTTTGGCCAGTAGAGCATTTTCTTCCATTGGCTGCTTTCTTAGCCCCTAACTGGAGAATTGTGGTATCGAAACCACTAAAGAGTAAATCATATAAAGAAGAATGGAAGAGAAACTTAGTTTCTAATAATCCTAATCGCCGGATTCATGGTAAACCACCTGCAGCTACTGCACTTGAATTTACTAGGATTTGTGAAGTGGTTAGGAAGAGAAGTCACGAGCTTGAACTTCCATTGCTAATAGTTCATGGTGAAGATGATTTAGTTAGTGATTCAAACTCTGCTAAAATGGTTTATGAATCATCAAAGAGTACCGATAAAACTCTTAAGATATTTCCTGGTATGTGGCATATGTTGATCGGAGAGCCGAAGGAGAATGTCGATTTAGTGTTTGAAACGATTTTTTCGTGGCTGCAAGATCGAGCTGATAAAATTGTTGCTATTACTACAAAAACAGCATCAACTGCTTATTAA